DNA sequence from the Calonectris borealis chromosome 23, bCalBor7.hap1.2, whole genome shotgun sequence genome:
CACATAGCACATACGAACACTAAACAAAAAACCTACTTCAGATTTCAacatattaccaaaaaaaaagcaaaaaaaaagagaaaagagagagagagactcacCCCTGACTCCTGCACcgctgcaaagaaaattaaacagtcCCATTAAAATGCAGTAAGGTGAACTTTGTACTAATGCATTTTTCTAGTCATGTTATCTTGTCTTTATATGTATGTAGGAGTGGTTCAGCGGTGAGCCTGCATAGGCACACCCCCTAAGGGAGGCATCATTACAACAGATTAACTGTGGCACACAGAAGTGTAGAAATTTCCTTGCAGTTCACCTCTAATTGGCTGTTAAGGTTTCAGCTCAACATCTAGGGAAGCGATGACCACTCTTCAGAATACTATTACAAGACTACCCTTTATACACATGCTATTCATACTTACGTGGCAcataatttttcctcttcctcctttgccAGATATATATAAGGCCAGCTGCAATAACGAGCACGTTTATTCCAACACCAGAACCAACAATTGCTGTAACAGAGGAATCTGAGGAAGGATTCCCGTCCTCTCCTTGTACCAAGTCATTCTCCTTAAGTCTGatgtgagaaaagaaataattgtgGGTTTAGAACCTGTCAGCAGACCTTGCAGTGGAACTGCTCTACTGTTTTTAACATCACACCTCCACATCCAGGGGCATTCACAAAGGTCTTTCTGACTGGGTGGCTAATCCAAGAAGGAGCTGACTTTTACCTCTTTGGTTTAATGCTTGTAAATGCAAATTGACTCTCCTCAGAAGCAAACTCTGACCTGTTCTACTATAGCTAAGGGATGTGTCAGCTGAAACCCAGGTACCCAGAGGAGCGCACTGCTCTTCATGGGTCCAGATCCAGCTCTCTTAGAGCTGTCTGAGAGCCTCCTGTGCAGTGACAAGTTAGGACGAGAGGCTGAGGGCCAAATCTGTCATGTTAATGAGTTTATAAAGAGAGAAGTTAGGTGGTTCCCCAGAAAGAGTGGGACATAGGAACAGGATTCCACACTCAGTGCCTTACTGGAAGCAGGAAAGTGCTGTTTCGAAgacagctgtcgtggtttaacccagcaggcagccaaataccacgcagccgctcactcactccccccgcccccccagtgggacggggagagaatcggaagggtaagagtgagaaaaactcatgggttgagataaagacagtttcatagaacagaaaagggaaaataataataataaataatgatagaatatacaaaatgagtgatgcacaatgcaattgctcaccacccgcgctgaccgataaccaagtagcgattggtacttcctggatcacgcctacccttcatatactgagcatgacgtcacatggcatggaataccccattggccagctgggctggctgccctgattatgttccctcccatcttgtgtacctagctcagtcagtaggcacgggagctgtccttggactaggagggcacttagcaacaactgaaaacgtcagtgtgtactaaatccaaaacacagcactaggaagaaatttaaccctatcccagccaaaaccgggacaacAGCAAAACGCAGACCCAACAGCTAAAGAGAATAGTCCCATGCCCATAAAGAGTAAGAGTTGCTTACCTGGACGACGGTGTACAACTGTAGGACATGTTGGCTGTTGAGGAGGTTCCAGGAGGACAGGGTTCACACACATTGTCAGTGGTCTTTGTGCCTATAAGGGAGAAGACAACAGGATTTCTATCTGCGCCTATGGTTAAGGAGAGCTTCAGTTCAGCATGGTCTTTGTAAATGACCAAGTGATTACTGCAGAGACTATTCTCTACAGACAAAAGCTCACATACTTCTGTCTttgcagacaggaaaaaaagcGTGCTTGGCCACATCAACTACCTCAGCATCTAGGACTTACGTGGATCCTGCAAGCTTTCAGCTGTGCACTGGTGCTTTGACAATTACAGTCAGTACAGTGGACCAGTATACACCATACCTAGTATGCGCTGGTCCTATCCATTCACATTGATcctccactgatttttttctggatgaACTGACAGCCATCCTCCTCAAAATCAAACTGCAAAGCATTCCCCACaagaaagttttgcttttggTGTTATTGATGCTAATTTGGCTTACCCCTTTCCTTTACCATACTGCCAGGAAAGCAGACAGTATAGCGTTGACAAAGTTCACAGCCTTCAGTCCCAAAATAACTGCAGAAATACCCAGGCAGACAGCCACACACAGTGTTCTTCGTATAGGTACATGCTTCTTCTGGCACTAGGTTGGCTCCTAAGAGAAACGTACATGCACAGCCACAGTATTGACACAGGTACAATcaacagatacaaaagcaaaagtgAACATTTAGCCTTGCCTTGATGCACGGGTGAAGAGCACCAGAACTAACAGGATTAGTGAAGATGACCCccggtctactgggggctgatggggtccatctgtcagagaaggggaagagcatctttggtcataggcttgccaagctggtgaagaggggctttaaactaaagttgcagggggaggggaacctcaatccatcccactcctaccagtttgatgccagtgccaggcccagagcctggagaaggatcacggGTCAGcgggagagcacctgaagagcagcacaaaggaattccagccgcTCCAgtcagtaagtcagcttcattgggggcccaacttaaatgcctctatgccaacgcacgtagcatggggaataaacaagaggagttaacAGACATGCGCACACCTACAGGGCTATGAAtatattggcatcacggagatgtggtgggatggctcctatgactggagcaTTGGAacggaaggatacaggctctttaggaaggacaggcagggaagacgaggagggggtgttgccctctatggcagtgaccagctggagtgcatggagctccacctggggatggatgacgagccaaccgagagcttatgggtcaggattaaagggagggcagggacaggtgacattacagtgggggtctgctacaggccacctgagtGGGAAGactgagcggatgaggccctccatagacagataggagcaagccccatgttcacaagccctggtcctcatgggggacttcaaccagcccgatatctgttggagggacaacatggcaaggcataagcaatccaggaggttcctggaatgcatcaatgataacttccttctccaagtgatagaggagccaacaaggagggGTGCTATgcggaccttgttctcaccaacaaggaggggctggtggggaatgtgaagctcaaagacagccttggctgtagtggtcatgaaatggtggagttcaagatccttagggcaccgaggagggcgcacagcaagctcactaccctggacttcaggagagcagactttggcctcttcagggatctgttt
Encoded proteins:
- the TNFRSF14 gene encoding tumor necrosis factor receptor superfamily member 14 isoform X6; the protein is MQEVQKELEPIVTVFAVVLVVQLDRVDALDCGLGEYPIGAECCPMCAAGANLVPEEACTYTKNTVCGCLPGYFCSYFGTEGCELCQRYTVCFPGSMVKERGTKTTDNVCEPCPPGTSSTANMSYSCTPSSRLKENDLVQGEDGNPSSDSSVTAIVGSGVGINVLVIAAGLIYIWQRRKRKNYVPPVQESGSGQQDQALILTVENGDQTTVPVQETSADPEETRAE
- the TNFRSF14 gene encoding tumor necrosis factor receptor superfamily member 14 isoform X3, which translates into the protein MQEVQKELEPIVTVFAVVLVVQLDRVDALDCGLGEYPIGAECCPMCAAGLRVFKHCTASSSTTCIPCVEDTYTDHPNGLEHCRKCKLCDKGANLVPEEACTYTKNTVCGCLPGYFCSYFGTEGCELCQRYTVCFPGSMVKERGTKTTDNVCEPCPPGTSSTANMSYSCTPSSRLKENDLVQGEDGNPSSDSSVTAIVGSGVGINVLVIAAGLIYIWQRRKRKNYVPQWTARSGFDINRGEWGSNNCSCAGNQC
- the TNFRSF14 gene encoding tumor necrosis factor receptor superfamily member 14 isoform X2 gives rise to the protein MRLVFAVVLVVQLDRVDALDCGLGEYPIGAECCPMCAAGLRVFKHCTASSSTTCIPCVEDTYTDHPNGLEHCRKCKLCDKGANLVPEEACTYTKNTVCGCLPGYFCSYFGTEGCELCQRYTVCFPGSMVKERGTKTTDNVCEPCPPGTSSTANMSYSCTPSSRLKENDLVQGEDGNPSSDSSVTAIVGSGVGINVLVIAAGLIYIWQRRKRKNYVPPVQESGSGQQDQALILTVENGDQTTVPVQETSADPEETRAE
- the TNFRSF14 gene encoding tumor necrosis factor receptor superfamily member 14 isoform X1 — encoded protein: MQEVQKELEPIVTVFAVVLVVQLDRVDALDCGLGEYPIGAECCPMCAAGLRVFKHCTASSSTTCIPCVEDTYTDHPNGLEHCRKCKLCDKGANLVPEEACTYTKNTVCGCLPGYFCSYFGTEGCELCQRYTVCFPGSMVKERGTKTTDNVCEPCPPGTSSTANMSYSCTPSSRLKENDLVQGEDGNPSSDSSVTAIVGSGVGINVLVIAAGLIYIWQRRKRKNYVPPVQESGSGQQDQALILTVENGDQTTVPVQETSADPEETRAE
- the TNFRSF14 gene encoding tumor necrosis factor receptor superfamily member 14 isoform X5; the encoded protein is MQEVQKELEPIVTVFAVVLVVQLDRVDALDCGLGEYPIGAECCPMCAAGLRVFKHCTASSSTTCIPCVEDTYTDHPNGLEHCRKCKLCDKGANLVPEEACTYTKNTVCGCLPGYFCSYFGTEGCELCQRYTVCFPGSMVKERGTKTTDNVCEPCPPGTSSTANMSYSCTPSSRLKENDLVQGEDGNPSSDSSVTAIVGSGVGINVLVIAAGLIYIWQRRKRKNYVPRKYE
- the TNFRSF14 gene encoding tumor necrosis factor receptor superfamily member 14 isoform X4, whose product is MQEVQKELEPIVTVFAVVLVVQLDRVDALDCGLGEYPIGAECCPMCAAGLRVFKHCTASSSTTCIPCVEDTYTDHPNGLEHCRKCKLCDKGANLVPEEACTYTKNTVCGCLPGYFCSYFGTEGCELCQRYTVCFPGSMVKERGTKTTDNVCEPCPPGTSSTANMSYSCTPSSRLKENDLVQGEDGNPSSDSSVTAIVGSGVGINVLVIAAGLIYIWQRRKRKNYVPRGVPMQAHR